The segment CCGCGCTCGGCCGAAAGGGTTCGGAGTTCCTGGCGCCACCCGGCTCCGCGACGGCGGATCCGGCGCCGCGCGACCTGCGCTGGGCGGCCTGGTGCAAGGCCTAGTGCAGGAGCAGGGCCGCCGCCAGCGGGTCGTCCTCCGTGGACAGACGCGCCACGTCGGCGCCCAGGGCCCGCAGCTTCTGCTCGATGGCCACGTAGCCCCGGTCGATGTGGTGGACGCCGCTGACCTCGGTGATCCCTTCGGCCCCGAGCCCGGCCAGCACCAGGGCCGCACCCGAGCGCAGGTCGGTGGCGGTGACCGGCGCACCCTGCAACCGTTCGACCCCGGTGATGATGGCCGTCTGCCCCTGGATCTGGATCCGCGCACCCATGCGGCGCAGCTCCGGCACGTGGGCGAAGCGATTCTCGAAGAGGGTTTCGGTCACCGTGGCCGTTCCCTCGGCGGTGACCAGGGCCGCCATCATGGGCGCCTGCAGGTCGGTGGGAAAGCCCGGGTAGGGCAGGGTCTTGATGTCCACCGCCTTGGGCCGGCTGCTGACCGCCACGGTCACCTCGTCCCCGTCGACCACCACATCGGCGCCCATCTCCCGCACCTTGGCCAGCAGGGACTTGAGGTGTTCCGGCACCACCCCGGTGACCGTCACCTGGCCGCCGGCCACCAGGGGCGCCAGCAGGAAGGTGCCCGCCTCGATGCGGTCGGGGATGATGGTGTACGTCCCGCCTCCCAGCACCGGCACGCCGTGGATCTGGATCACCCGCGTGCCGGCGCCGCGCACGTCGGCTCCCAGGGTGTTGAGAAAGTTGGCCAGGTCGACGATCTCCGGTTCTTCCGCGGCGTTTTCGATGGTGGTGGTGCCCTCGGCCAGAACGGCGGCCATCATGATGTTCTCCGTCGCCCCGACGCTGGGTACGTCCAGGTAGATCGAGGTGCCGCGCAGCCCCCTGGGGGCCCGGACCTCCACCTCGCCGCCGCTGACCTCCACGTCGGCGCCCAGGGCGGCAAAGCCCTTCAGGTGCAGGTCGATGGGACGCTGCCCGATGGCGCAGCCTCCGGGCAGGGCGGCCCGGGCGCGTCCCAGGCGGGCCAGCAGCGGTCCCAGGACCAGGATGGACGCCCGCATGCGCCGTACCAGGTCATAGGGCGCGGCGTACTGGAGCTCCGCCGCCGGGTGGACGGCCAGGGCACCCTCCCCCGTGGACTCCACCGTGACCCCCAGCTGGGTCAGCATGCGGGTCATGGTGACCACGTCGTCCAGCGACGGGATGTCGTACAGCAAGCAGGTGTCTTCCGCCAGCAAGGTAGCCGCCAGGATCGGCAAGGCCGCGTTCTTGGCTCCGCTGATCCTCACCTGACCCTGCAGGGGGCGCCCGCCGCGAACCACGATTCGTTCCACCGTCTCAACCCCCTCCAGGGCCACGCCCGCAGGCGGGCGGGCCGCAACCGGGACACGCCGAGCGCCGGGGCCCTACCCTGCCGCGCGGTGCTCTGTTCCGTGGCACCGCGCACGCTGCCGGCGCACCTTCGGCGTGCCCGCCGATAGGGGATTCGCGGGCGGCCGCCCGGTTATGCGCCCGGCCGCCCTGGGGCGGGCGGGGGCCGCCGCGTGGATCCCCATGTATGTTATCGTCCCCGGCCCGTCCGGGGTTCCAGGCGGCTCCTGGGAAGGCGCCCACCGCCCTGGGGGTTGCCCACCCGTCGCGCAGGCCCGGTCCCCGCCGTCCGGCGGGTGGACCTCCGCCGGCCCCGGGGGGCGGCGACCGGCCCGGGCGATGCGTGCCCACGCACGCTGCGCGCCGGCGCGGGGCCGGCGCGCAGCGGCGGGTTCAGGCCAGGTCGCCGGTGTCGGCCCCGGCGGCCCGCAGCCGGTTCAGCGCCCGGTTGAGGGCCGCCCGCGCCCGTTCAAAGTCCCAGTTGGCCTCCCGTTCGGCCAGGCGGCGGCGCGCCCGCTCGGCCGCCTGGCGCGCCCGCAGCACATCGATCTCTTCGGCCCGCTCGGCGGCGTCGGAGAGCACCACGGCGTGGTTGTCCGCCACCTCGAAGAACCCGCCCGCCACCGCCACCCGGCGCCGCTCGCCGTCCTTGCGGTAGGTCAGGATGCCGATCTTCAGGGCCGCCACCATGGGGGCATGGCCGGGCAACACGCCCAGCAAGCCCTCGGCGCCCGGTACGATCAGCGAGTCGACCTCCTCGCGGAAGACCACCCGCTCCGGCGTGATGACCTCCAGGGTGATGGCGCGCTCCGCCATGGTGTCGCCCCTCTCAGACCAGGGTCTTCGCCTTCTCCACGGCCTCGTCGATGGTGCCGACCATGTAGAAGGCCGCCTCGGGCAGGTCGTCGTGCTTGCCCTCCAGGATCTCCTTGAAGCCCCGGACGGTCTCCTCGCGGCTGACGTACTTGCCCGGCGTGCCGGTGAACACCTCGGCCACGAAGAAGGGCTGGGACAGGAAGCGCTCCAGCTTGCGCGCCCGCTGCACGATCAGCTTGTCCTCTTCCGTCAGCTCGTCCATGCCCAGGATGGCGATGATGTCCTGCAGGTCCTTGTAGCGCTGCAGCACCTGCTGGACGCCGCGGGCCACCTCGTAGTGTTCCTGGCCCACGATGTTGGGGTCCAGGATCCGGGAGGTGGAGGCCAGCGGGTCGACGGCCGGGTAGATGCCGCGCTCGGCAATGGCCCGCTCCAGCCGGACCGTGGAGTCCAGGTGGGCGAAGGTGGTCACCGGCGCCGGGTCGGTGTAGTCGTCGGCGGGGACGTACACCGCCTGCACCGAGGTGATGGAGCCCTTCCGCGTCGTGGTGATCCGCTCCTGCAGGTTGCCCATCTCGGTGGCCAGCGTGGGCTGATAACCCACGGCGCTGGGCATGCGGCCCAGCAGGGCCGATACCTCCGAACCGGCCTGGGTGAAGCGGAAGATGTTGTCGATGAAGAGCAGCAGGTCCTGGCCCTCTTCGTCCCGGAAGTACTCGGCCATGGCCAGGCCCGTCAGGCCCACCCGCAGGCGGGCGCCCGGGGGCTCGTTCATCTGGCCGAACACCAGGGCCGTCTTGTCGAGCACCCCGGACTCCTTGAGCTCGTGGTAGAGGTCGTTGCCCTCGCGGGTGCGCTCGCCCACGCCGGCGAAGACGGAGAAGCCGCCGTGCTTGTAGGCGATGTTGTGGATCAGCTCCATGATGATGACGGTCTTGCCCACGCCGGCGCCGCCGAAGAGGCCGACCTTGCCGCCGCGGGCAAAGGGGCAGATCAGGTCGATGACCTTGATGCCCGTCTCCAGGATCTCCGTGGCGGGGTTGACGTCGGCCACGTCCGGCGCGGGCCGGTGGATGGGATACCGCTTCTTGGCCTGGGGCGGCTCCTTGCCGTCGATGGGCTCGCCCAGGACGTTGAACATCCGCCCCAGCACCTCACGGCCCACGGGCACCGAGATGGGGCCGCCGGTGTCCACGGCCGGCATGCCGCGCTGCAGGCCGTCGGTGGAGGCCATGGCCACGCAGCGGACCACGTTGTTGCCCAGGTGCTGGGCGGCCTCCACCGTCAGGTCGATCTCCACCTCTTCGGTCTTGGCCTGGATCTTGATGGCGTTGTAGATGTCGGGCAGGTTGCCCTCGGGGAACTCGATGTCGACCACCGGGCCGATGACCTGCACGACCCGGCCCACGTTCTTCTCGGCCATTGCTGTGTTCCCTCCGGTCCTCGGCGCCTCCGTCCCGCCCGGTGCTGGACGAACCGGCCGCCTCCGGCCTGGCCCTCGCCGGTCCAGGCCCGGCCGCTCCGGGCCGGACCCGGCGGGGGCCGCCAGCCGGGACGGCTAGCCCTTGAGGGCCTCGGCGCCGCTGACGATCTCCGCCAGCTCCTTGGTGATGGCCGCCTGGCGGGCCCGGTTGTACTCCAGGGTCAGGGTGTCGATCAGCTCGCCGGCGTTGTCGGTGGCATTCTTCATCGCCGTCATGCGGGCCCCGTGCTCGCTGGCCTTCGCCTCCTGGAGGGCGCGGAAGACCAGGATCTGCACGTACTTGGGCAGCAGCGCCTCCAGGATGGCCTGCTCCGACGGCTCGTAGATGTATTCCCGCCAGGAGCCGGGCGTGGGGCCGGAACCGGGAGCCTGCCGTCCTGCAGGCTCGGCCCCGGCGGCGCTCGCGGCGCCCCGGCCCGGCTCCCCGCCGGGCTGCTCCTCCAGGCCGGCCACCGGCAAGAGGCGCATCACCACCGGCCGCTGGCTGATGGCCGAGCGGTACTCGGTGTAGATCAGCCGGACCTCGTCCATGGCCTCCGCCAGGTAGCGGTCGACCAGCCAGCGGGCCAGTTCCCGGGCCGTGGCGAAGTCCACGTCCTCGCCGATGCCCGTCAGCTCATGGGCCAGCGGGTAGCCCCGGCGGCGGAAGTGGTCGCGGCCCTTGCGGCCCACGGTGACCAGGACCGGTTCGACCCCTTCGGGCAGCTGGCGCAGTTCCTGTTCGGCCCGGCGGATGACGTTGGCGTTGTAGCTGCCCGCCAGGCCCCGGTCACCGGTGATGACCACCAGCCCGGCCCGGCGCACGGGCCGCGGCGCCACCAGGGGATGCTGGCGCGCCTGTTCGGAGCCTGCCAGGCGGGCCAGCATGGCCCGCAGCGCGGCGGCATAGGGGCGGCCGGAACGGGCGGCCTCTTCGGCCTTCTTCAGCTTGGCGGCGGCGACCATGTACATGGCGCGGGTGATCTGCTGGGTGCTGCGCACCGCCCGGATCCGCCGCCGGATGTCCCTCATCGAGGCCATGGCCACTCACCCTTCCCGGCCGGGCTCACGACGCCCGCTGCGCCTGCGGGGCGGGCTGCCCCGTGCCCTGTTGCCCCTCCGCCAGGAAGCCGGCCTTGAACTGCTGGATGGCCGCCTGCAGGCGCTGCTCGTTCTCCTTGGTGATCTCCTTCTGGGTGCGGATGGACTCCAGCACCTCCGGATTGAACCGCTTCAGGTACTGGAGGAACTCCCGCTCGAACTCCCGCACCCGTTCCACGGGCACGTCGTCCAGATACCCGTTGACGCCGCAGTAGATGGCGACGACCTGCTCCTCCACGGGCATGGGCTGGTGCTCGCCCTGCTTGAGGATCTCCGTCACCCGCTGGCCGCGAGCCAGGCGCGCCTGGGTGGCCTTGTCCAGGTCGGAGCCGAACTGGGCGAAGGCGGCCAGTTCGCGGTACTGGGCCAGGTCGAGGCGCAGGCGGCCGGCCACCTGCTTCATGGCCTTGATCTGGGCGGCCGAGCCCACGCGGGACACCGACCGGCCGACGTCGATGGCGGGCCGGACGCCGGAGTAGAACAGGTCCGACTCCAGGAAGATCTGGCCGTCGGTGATGGAGATGACGTTGGTCGGGATGTACGCCGAGATGTCGCCGGCCTGGGTCTCGATGATGGGCAGGGCCGTCAGGGACCCTCCGCCCACCTCGTCGCTCAGCCGGGCCGCCCGCTCCAGCAGGCGGGAGTGCAGGTAGAACACGTCACCGGGGTAGGCCTCGCGTCCCGGCGGCCGCCGCAGCAGCAGGGCCAGCTCGCGGTACGCCCAGGCCTGCTTGGTGAGGTCGTCGTAGATGACCAGCACGTCCCGGTGCTCCTCGTACATGAAGTACTCGCCCATGGCGCAGCCGGCGTAGGGCGCGATGTAGAGCAGCGGCGCCGGCTGGGACGCGGTGGCGGACACCACGATGGTGTAGTCCATGGCGCCGTACTTGCGCAGGGTCTCCACCACGCCCGCCACGGTGGACGCCTTCTGGCCGATGGCCACGTAGACGCAGATGACGTTCTGGTCCTTCTGGTTGATGATGGTGTCCACCGCCAGGGCGGTCTTGCCGGTCTGGCGGTCGCCGATGATCAGCTCGCGCTGGCCGCGGCCGATGGGGATCATCGAGTCGATGGCCTTCCACCCCGTCTGCAGGGGCTGGTTCACCGACTGCCGCACGATGACGCCGGGAGCCGGCGACTCGATGGGCCGCGTCCGGGTGGCATTGATGGCAGGGCCCCCGTCGATGGGCTGGCCCAGGGGGTTCACCACCCGGCCCAGGAGCTCGGGGCCCACGGGCACCTGGATGATGCGGCCCGTGCGCCGCACCTCGTCGCCTTCCTTGATGTCCGTGTAGGGCCCGAGGACGACCACGCCCACGGAGTCTTCGGCCAGGTTCAGGGCCATGCCGTAGACCCCGCTCTTGGGGAACTCCACCAGCTCGCTGGCCATGACCTTCTCCAGGCCGTACACGGTGGCCACGCCGTCGGAGATCTGGATCACGGTGCCCACGTCTTCCAGCTCGGCGCGGCCCTCGAAGTTTTCGATCTGTTGCCGGATGATGGCGGTGATCTCTTCCGGACGAATGCTCACCAGCTCGTCCCTCCTACGCCTGACCGCCCGTGGCCAGCCGGCGGTGGAGCTGCACCAGCCGGCGGCGCAGGCTGGCATCCAGCCGGCGGTCGCCGATCTTCACCACCAGGCCGCCCAGCAGCTCCGGACGAACCCGCACCGCGAGGCGCACCTGGCGAGCCCCCAGGGAGCGGGCCAGCTCCTCCTCCAGGCGCTGCCGGGTGGCGGCATCCAGCTCCGCCGCCGCCTCCACCTCGGCCTCCAGCACGCCCGCCTCCCGGTCGCGCAGGGCAGTAAACTCGGCCACGATGTCCGGCAGCAGGTTTTCCCTCCGCCGGCGCACCAGCAGCCGCAGCAGGTTGCCTACCCACAGATGGACCCGGTCCCCGAAGACGGACTCGATCAGCTGGTGCTTGTCACGCGCCGGGACGGCCAGGCTCTCGAAGCGCTGGCGCAACTCGGGATGCTCGCTGAAGACGTCGAGCACGCGGGCCAGGTCGGCGGCCAGGCGGTCGAGTTCACTGCTCTCGCGGCCGAGATCGTACAGAACCCGGGCGTAGCGTTGGGCGAGGGGGCGGCGCTTCATCGCAGGCTCGCCACCTCTTCCACGGCCTCGGTCACCAGCCGGCGCTGGTCTTCGGCGTCCAGCACCCGGCCCAGCACCCGCTCCGTGGCCAGCAGGGTCAGATCGGCCACCTCCCGCCGCAGGGCGGCGATGGCCTGCTCCTTCTCCCGCTCGATGGTGGCCCGGGCCCGTTCCAGCAGCTGCTCCGCCTCGCGGCGCGCTGCCTCAAGCCGCTCCTGGCGCTCCTGCTCCGCCAGCTGGGTCGCCCGCTCCAGGATGCTCTGGGCCTCCCGCTGGGCGACCGCCAGCCGCTGGCGGTACTCGGCCTCGGCCCGGGCCGCCTCCTCCCGGGCGCGCTCGGCAGCGGCCAGGTTGACCTCGATCTCCTCCCGGCGCCGGTCCAGCAACTCCATCACCGGGCGCCAGAAGAACCGGGCGAGCACGATGACGAACAGGAAAAAGTTGATGAACGCCCAGATCAACTCGGGTGAAATATGCACCGTTGTTCCCTCCAGCCGCGGGCGGTACCCGTTGGCAGGCCGTGGCCTGCCGTCGCAGGCCGTAGCCTGCCCGGCCCCGCCGGGGCGTGGTC is part of the Thermaerobacter subterraneus DSM 13965 genome and harbors:
- the atpD gene encoding F0F1 ATP synthase subunit beta yields the protein MAEKNVGRVVQVIGPVVDIEFPEGNLPDIYNAIKIQAKTEEVEIDLTVEAAQHLGNNVVRCVAMASTDGLQRGMPAVDTGGPISVPVGREVLGRMFNVLGEPIDGKEPPQAKKRYPIHRPAPDVADVNPATEILETGIKVIDLICPFARGGKVGLFGGAGVGKTVIIMELIHNIAYKHGGFSVFAGVGERTREGNDLYHELKESGVLDKTALVFGQMNEPPGARLRVGLTGLAMAEYFRDEEGQDLLLFIDNIFRFTQAGSEVSALLGRMPSAVGYQPTLATEMGNLQERITTTRKGSITSVQAVYVPADDYTDPAPVTTFAHLDSTVRLERAIAERGIYPAVDPLASTSRILDPNIVGQEHYEVARGVQQVLQRYKDLQDIIAILGMDELTEEDKLIVQRARKLERFLSQPFFVAEVFTGTPGKYVSREETVRGFKEILEGKHDDLPEAAFYMVGTIDEAVEKAKTLV
- the atpF gene encoding F0F1 ATP synthase subunit B, with amino-acid sequence MHISPELIWAFINFFLFVIVLARFFWRPVMELLDRRREEIEVNLAAAERAREEAARAEAEYRQRLAVAQREAQSILERATQLAEQERQERLEAARREAEQLLERARATIEREKEQAIAALRREVADLTLLATERVLGRVLDAEDQRRLVTEAVEEVASLR
- the atpA gene encoding F0F1 ATP synthase subunit alpha; translated protein: MSIRPEEITAIIRQQIENFEGRAELEDVGTVIQISDGVATVYGLEKVMASELVEFPKSGVYGMALNLAEDSVGVVVLGPYTDIKEGDEVRRTGRIIQVPVGPELLGRVVNPLGQPIDGGPAINATRTRPIESPAPGVIVRQSVNQPLQTGWKAIDSMIPIGRGQRELIIGDRQTGKTALAVDTIINQKDQNVICVYVAIGQKASTVAGVVETLRKYGAMDYTIVVSATASQPAPLLYIAPYAGCAMGEYFMYEEHRDVLVIYDDLTKQAWAYRELALLLRRPPGREAYPGDVFYLHSRLLERAARLSDEVGGGSLTALPIIETQAGDISAYIPTNVISITDGQIFLESDLFYSGVRPAIDVGRSVSRVGSAAQIKAMKQVAGRLRLDLAQYRELAAFAQFGSDLDKATQARLARGQRVTEILKQGEHQPMPVEEQVVAIYCGVNGYLDDVPVERVREFEREFLQYLKRFNPEVLESIRTQKEITKENEQRLQAAIQQFKAGFLAEGQQGTGQPAPQAQRAS
- a CDS encoding F0F1 ATP synthase subunit epsilon, with translation MAERAITLEVITPERVVFREEVDSLIVPGAEGLLGVLPGHAPMVAALKIGILTYRKDGERRRVAVAGGFFEVADNHAVVLSDAAERAEEIDVLRARQAAERARRRLAEREANWDFERARAALNRALNRLRAAGADTGDLA
- the atpH gene encoding ATP synthase F1 subunit delta, with protein sequence MKRRPLAQRYARVLYDLGRESSELDRLAADLARVLDVFSEHPELRQRFESLAVPARDKHQLIESVFGDRVHLWVGNLLRLLVRRRRENLLPDIVAEFTALRDREAGVLEAEVEAAAELDAATRQRLEEELARSLGARQVRLAVRVRPELLGGLVVKIGDRRLDASLRRRLVQLHRRLATGGQA
- the atpG gene encoding ATP synthase F1 subunit gamma, giving the protein MASMRDIRRRIRAVRSTQQITRAMYMVAAAKLKKAEEAARSGRPYAAALRAMLARLAGSEQARQHPLVAPRPVRRAGLVVITGDRGLAGSYNANVIRRAEQELRQLPEGVEPVLVTVGRKGRDHFRRRGYPLAHELTGIGEDVDFATARELARWLVDRYLAEAMDEVRLIYTEYRSAISQRPVVMRLLPVAGLEEQPGGEPGRGAASAAGAEPAGRQAPGSGPTPGSWREYIYEPSEQAILEALLPKYVQILVFRALQEAKASEHGARMTAMKNATDNAGELIDTLTLEYNRARQAAITKELAEIVSGAEALKG
- the murA gene encoding UDP-N-acetylglucosamine 1-carboxyvinyltransferase, with amino-acid sequence MERIVVRGGRPLQGQVRISGAKNAALPILAATLLAEDTCLLYDIPSLDDVVTMTRMLTQLGVTVESTGEGALAVHPAAELQYAAPYDLVRRMRASILVLGPLLARLGRARAALPGGCAIGQRPIDLHLKGFAALGADVEVSGGEVEVRAPRGLRGTSIYLDVPSVGATENIMMAAVLAEGTTTIENAAEEPEIVDLANFLNTLGADVRGAGTRVIQIHGVPVLGGGTYTIIPDRIEAGTFLLAPLVAGGQVTVTGVVPEHLKSLLAKVREMGADVVVDGDEVTVAVSSRPKAVDIKTLPYPGFPTDLQAPMMAALVTAEGTATVTETLFENRFAHVPELRRMGARIQIQGQTAIITGVERLQGAPVTATDLRSGAALVLAGLGAEGITEVSGVHHIDRGYVAIEQKLRALGADVARLSTEDDPLAAALLLH